From the genome of Azospira restricta, one region includes:
- a CDS encoding sensor histidine kinase codes for MNPLARVAAVFAASVRAKLLFLALAPLLLGFPLIMALVWYWSNTSYHQLLTYKVGSDLVTAHEYLDRVIRGVGGSVEALADEHRLHAALAGGDRVRIAEEIGRARRRHGLDFMYVLDADGRVRHASAAQVREARHADWPVVAGALAGRAGSVIDVYDEAALAAIDPSLADRAAINIVPTPLAAPDARTSEGRGMMIHAAAPIADAAGKVVGVLEGGMLLNGNLGFVDTINAIVYRDGSLPLGSKGTATLFLGDTRIATNVRLFGDERALGTRVSQQVREHVLENGNTWLDTAFVVNDFYVSGYEPVTDSFGKRVGMLYVGFLEAPFRNAKENALALIFAVFAVISLIGCAWSLKWARDIMTPIASMNRTIARIERGDVAARVGGTGSRDELGRLAAEFDRLLDVLDDKRNELQRWANELDCKVVERTQELKAANEELRQTQRQLVTSEKLAAIGELTAGVAHEINNPVAVIQGNLDVLREVLGDAAAPVRQEIRLIDEQVHRIRVIVTKLLQFARPGEFAGYVEAVDVNAVFADCLVLAQHHLGKRNIEVVRALAATEWVQVNRQELQQVLINLIVNAVQAMPDGGTLTLTSEDWREDGAVRGVRLAVRDSGRGIPAEDLPRVFDPFFTTKKNQGTGLGLSISHSLVKRYGGRIAVDSAPGQGAEFSVWLLAEPVYSGEI; via the coding sequence ATGAACCCGCTCGCCCGGGTCGCCGCGGTATTCGCCGCCTCGGTCCGCGCCAAGCTGCTGTTCCTCGCGCTGGCGCCGCTGCTGCTCGGCTTCCCGCTGATCATGGCGCTCGTCTGGTACTGGAGCAATACCAGCTACCACCAGCTGCTCACCTACAAGGTCGGCAGCGACCTGGTCACCGCGCACGAATACCTCGACCGCGTCATCCGCGGCGTCGGCGGCAGCGTCGAGGCGCTCGCCGACGAGCACCGCCTGCACGCGGCGCTGGCCGGCGGCGACCGCGTGCGCATCGCCGAGGAGATCGGCCGCGCACGCCGCCGGCACGGCCTCGACTTCATGTACGTGCTCGACGCCGACGGGCGTGTCCGCCACGCCAGCGCCGCGCAGGTGCGCGAGGCGCGGCATGCGGACTGGCCGGTGGTCGCCGGCGCGCTCGCCGGCCGCGCCGGCAGCGTCATCGACGTCTACGACGAGGCGGCGCTGGCGGCGATCGACCCCTCGCTCGCCGACCGCGCGGCGATCAATATCGTGCCGACGCCGCTGGCGGCACCGGACGCGCGGACCAGCGAAGGCCGCGGCATGATGATCCATGCCGCGGCGCCGATCGCCGATGCCGCCGGCAAGGTGGTCGGTGTGCTCGAGGGCGGCATGCTGTTGAACGGCAACCTCGGCTTCGTCGACACGATCAACGCCATCGTCTATCGCGACGGCTCGCTGCCGCTCGGCAGCAAGGGCACGGCGACGCTGTTCCTCGGCGACACGCGCATCGCCACCAACGTCCGCCTGTTCGGCGACGAGCGCGCGCTCGGCACGCGCGTCTCGCAGCAGGTGCGCGAGCACGTGCTGGAGAACGGCAACACCTGGCTCGATACCGCCTTCGTCGTGAACGACTTCTACGTCTCCGGCTACGAGCCGGTGACGGACAGCTTCGGCAAGCGCGTCGGCATGCTCTACGTCGGCTTCCTCGAGGCGCCGTTCCGCAACGCCAAGGAGAACGCGCTGGCGCTGATCTTCGCGGTGTTCGCCGTGATCAGCCTGATCGGCTGCGCCTGGTCGCTGAAGTGGGCGCGCGACATCATGACGCCGATCGCCTCGATGAACCGGACCATCGCCCGCATCGAGCGCGGCGATGTCGCCGCCCGCGTCGGCGGTACCGGCAGCCGCGACGAGCTGGGGCGGCTCGCCGCCGAATTCGACCGCCTGCTCGACGTGCTCGACGACAAGCGCAACGAACTGCAGCGCTGGGCGAACGAGCTCGACTGCAAGGTCGTCGAGCGCACGCAGGAACTGAAGGCGGCGAACGAGGAGCTGCGCCAGACGCAGCGGCAGCTGGTGACCAGCGAGAAGCTGGCCGCGATCGGCGAGCTGACCGCCGGCGTCGCGCACGAGATCAACAACCCGGTGGCGGTGATCCAGGGCAACCTCGACGTGCTGCGCGAGGTGCTCGGCGATGCGGCCGCGCCGGTGCGCCAGGAGATCCGCCTGATCGACGAGCAGGTGCACCGCATCCGCGTGATCGTCACCAAGCTGCTGCAGTTCGCGCGTCCCGGCGAGTTCGCCGGCTACGTCGAGGCGGTCGACGTGAACGCGGTGTTCGCCGACTGCCTGGTGCTGGCGCAGCACCACCTCGGCAAGCGCAACATCGAGGTGGTGCGCGCGCTGGCGGCGACGGAATGGGTGCAGGTCAACCGCCAGGAACTGCAGCAGGTGCTGATCAACCTGATCGTGAACGCGGTGCAGGCGATGCCCGACGGCGGCACGCTGACGCTCACCAGCGAGGACTGGCGCGAGGACGGCGCCGTCCGCGGCGTGCGCCTTGCCGTGCGCGACAGCGGCCGCGGCATTCCGGCGGAAGACCTGCCGCGCGTCTTCGATCCCTTCTTCACGACCAAGAAGAACCAGGGCACCGGTCTCGGGCTGTCGATCAGCCATTCGCTGGTCAAGCGCTACGGCGGCCGCATCGCCGTCGACAGCGCCCCCGGGCAGGGCGCCGAGTTCAGCGTCTGGCTGCTCGCCGAGCCGGTCTATTCCGGCGAGATCTGA